TGGCCGGTGACCCGGAATCGGAAGCGGGAGCGGGGACCATACGGGGCCGTAGATATGATAGTATATTGAACGTGTCGGTACGGATGAATTATTTGCCGATCGCGTGACGCGACACGCGTCCTCCCGATCCGCTTCGTCCGCCGACGACTGACCGCGTCGGAGCGAACCGATTCCGTCGTCTCGCCCCGATCGAAACTGGTGGAGTATTTCAGCGTCGTCCCGGTAGCAGTCCCTATGATCGATCTGCGCTCCGACACCGTGACGACGCCTGACGACGCGATGCGCCAGGCGGCCGCGACCGCCGACGTCGGCGACGACGTCTACGGCGAGGATCCGACGGTGAACGAACTCGAGGCCCGCGTCGCCGACCGGCTCGGGACCGAGGCGGCGCTGTACTGCCCGACGGGAACGATGGCGAACCAGGTCGCTGCGCGCGTCCATACCGAGCGCGGACAGGAGGTACTCGCCGACCGGCGGAGCCACGTCGTGAAGTACGAACTCGGCGGCTTCGCCCAGCACTCCGCGCTGCAGGTCCGGATGTTCGACGCCGACCGCGGCGTCCCGTCACCCGAACGGGTCGGCGAGGGCGTCGTCACGGAGGACCTCCATCGCCCCGGGACCGGCCTGCTCTGTCTCGAAAACACGCACAACGCACGCGGCGGACTCGCGATCGAGCCCGAGCGGATCGCCGCGGCGGCCGAGGCTGCACACGAGCACGACGTCCCGGTCCACCTCGACGGCGCGCGGCTGTTCAACGCCGCGACCGCCCTCGACGTCCCCATCACCGACCTCACGGAGCCCGTCGACACCGTCATGGTCTCGCTCTCGAAGGGCTTGGGCGCGCCCGTCGGGTCGATGCTCGCCGGCCCCGAGGCGTTCATCGAGCGCGCCCGCCGCACCCGCAAGCTGTTCGGCGGCGGGATGCGCCAGGCGGGCCTCGTCGCGGCCCCCGGACTCGAAGCGCTCGAGAACGTCGCGGACCTCGCGACCGATCACGAGAACGCGCAGCGCCTGGCGGACGGTCTGGCGGCCGTCGACGGTATCAGCGTGCAGGCGCCGGAGACGAACATCGTCCTCGCGGACGTCGCGGAGACGGGCATCGAGACCGACACAGTGGTCGAGCGCCTGCGCGAGCGGGAGGTGTTGGCGACCGCCTTCGGGCCGACGACGATCCGGTTCTGTACGCACCGCGACGTGACTCGCGCAGATGTCGAGGAGGCAGTCGAGCGAATCGAGACGGCGCTGGCCTGAAGCGCGGGAGCGAGAGCGCGGGAGTCGGCGACGGCAAACCGGAAATCCGAATCGAGGGCCGGCTCAGCGACCGCGCATCCCGTCGCGGAACTCGAGGACCGTCCGCCGGAGGAGCAGATAGAAGAAGAAGATCAGCGAGAGCAGGATCAGGACGACCGCGATGATGACGGGATCGTCTGGAATGAGGCCGGTGATGAGGTCCAGCATACGCCCCGAGTACACTATCGGGAAGGTTAATCGTTTCGACCGGATTCGATTGAATCCGTGCGACGGGTTCGATAACTAAAATGCGTATTTCAGCTTGCGCTGAGTATAACGGAGGGCGGCTCGTAGCCACTACTGCGCCTCGATCGCCAGCCCACCAGCCCGACGCCACACCTGCCACCGGGGAACGCCCTCGGGATCGAGGCCAGTCGCTCGCCCCCGCCGGTCACGCCAGGCCGTCCCTCGAGTCGCGCCCGCTGACGACGCGACCGATCGCTGACGGCCGGGTGACCGCCGTCCTGACGCCGCTCTCGGCCCAGATTCGACGCTGGACCCGCCGAGTGCCGCGATCCCGCTGACGCGACGCCGTTTCGTCGGCGGTCGTCTCGTTCCGTTTCCTGCCGCACCGAATCGATCGAGAGCGATCGTACTGGACGAGATGTCGGTTACGGGTCAGCTATACGGACGGAATCTCGACCGTCTCGATCACCGTCCCGTCCGGCTCGCGGATCTCGCCCGCCAGGCCGCCGGCGTCGAGTTCTTCGAATACGGCGAAGCCGGGCCGGTTGCCCCGCGGGTCGGCGTGACTGCCGGGATTCAGCAGGCGGACGTCCGCGGTCTCGACGACCGTTGGGCGGTGGCTGTGCCCGAAGACGACGACGTCGGCCCCGCGCGAGCGGCCGAACATCGCCAGGCCGGTCTCGCCGCCG
This window of the Natrinema salifodinae genome carries:
- a CDS encoding threonine aldolase family protein; the protein is MIDLRSDTVTTPDDAMRQAAATADVGDDVYGEDPTVNELEARVADRLGTEAALYCPTGTMANQVAARVHTERGQEVLADRRSHVVKYELGGFAQHSALQVRMFDADRGVPSPERVGEGVVTEDLHRPGTGLLCLENTHNARGGLAIEPERIAAAAEAAHEHDVPVHLDGARLFNAATALDVPITDLTEPVDTVMVSLSKGLGAPVGSMLAGPEAFIERARRTRKLFGGGMRQAGLVAAPGLEALENVADLATDHENAQRLADGLAAVDGISVQAPETNIVLADVAETGIETDTVVERLREREVLATAFGPTTIRFCTHRDVTRADVEEAVERIETALA
- a CDS encoding DUF7859 family protein, with the translated sequence MLDLITGLIPDDPVIIAVVLILLSLIFFFYLLLRRTVLEFRDGMRGR